Within Bacillus sp. FJAT-45350, the genomic segment AAGAAGGGTTTTCATCTCAGTCTCTAGACTGAATTACAATGTGACACTTTACTGAATTAGTAGTCAGGTTAATATCATTTAAGATATAAATTCGGTATAATTACACTACGATGATAGAATAATGTTTTATTCTTTTACATACACATCAACATGATGAAAGTATGGACTATTACTGGAGGTGCTACATTAGTGTCAGAATTATCAATATGGCTTGCCTTTTTAGCAGGTATCGTCTCTTTTTTATCTCCATGTATTTTTCCGCTAGTTCCTGTCTATTTAGCTCAATTAACAGGGACAAACATTAGTGATAATCAAATCCATGCGGATAGAAAATTGATACTCACGAGAAGTATCGGTTTTATTATCGGGTTCACGACTATCTTTTTACTTTTAGGAGCATCCTCTTCCTTTATTGGACAAATTTTCTGGGAGAATCGTAAGCTTTTTGAACAAATTGGTGGAATTATTATTGTAGTGCTCGGTTTACAAATGTATGGAATTATTTCTATCCGAATGCTAATAAGCGAAAAAAGATTAAAAGACAATCCAAAGAAGTCCTCAAGTTTTGCTAGCTCAGTATTAATAGGCTTTCTCTTTGGTACAGGCTGGTCACCATGTATTGGTCTTGTTCTTTCTTCAATTCTTATACTAGCAAGTCAAGCTGAGACAATGTTTTATGGTATGTTTATGTTGTTTGTCTACTCTATGGGTCTTGGTATTCCATTTTTAATCGTCGCACTTATTTACTCTCGTTCATTAAATAAAATGAGAAAGTTAAACAAGATTTTACCTAAGATTCAGAAAATCAGCGGTGTCATTATGATTATTCTTGGTATTCTTTTATTTACTGGACAATTTGCTGTCATTTCAGCTTATTTAGCACGATTTATCCCAATAAACTTTTGAGAGGTGAGCTATTCATATGAATCAACTGCTTAACAAGGAGTTAGATGGACTATTTCAAGAAATGGTAGAGATTAGGCGTCATTTACACCAACACCCTGAGTTATCTTTTCAAGAAGTAAAAACGCCCGCTCTTATTGCGGAATTTCATCAAAATCTTGGTCATGAAGTCCGTACAAATGTCGGTAGTCGTGGGGTTGTGGCTACATTAAAAGGAGCAAAGCCAGGGAAAACAATTGCATTACGCGCTGATTTTGACGCCCTTCCAATTCAGGATGCAAAGGACGTATCTTATAAATCAACGATAGATGGTGTTATGCATGCATGTGGTCATGATGGACATACAGCCACACTCCTTTGTCTTGCGAAAGCGCTAAATAAAATACAAAAAGAACTGTCTGGTACGATTGTATTCATCCACCAACACGCAGAAGAATACGCACCAGGTGGAGCAATTGAAATGATTAAAGATGGATGCTTAGATGGTGTTGATTACATTTTCGGAACTCACTTATGGGCAACAGAGCCTTTAGGTAAATTACAATATTGCAAAGGTCCAGTTATGGCAGCCGCTGACCGATTTGAAATTACGATTCACGGTCAAGGTGGACATGGAGCGCAGCCTCACCTTACAAAAGATGCAATCGTTGTTGGGTCTCAGCTAGTTATGAATTTACAACAGCTTGTTAGCAGAAAAGTAGACCCATTAAAATCAGCTGTCCTCTCCATTGGCTCCTTTGATGCTAGAAATGCTTTTAATGTTATTGCCAATTCAGCAAAGTTAATTGGGACTGTTCGAACATTTGATGAAGGTGTTCGTGATTTAATGGAAGAAGAAATAAAAAGAGTCGTTGATGGAACATGCTTAGCTGCTGATGTAACAGCAGACTATGAGTATATTCGTGGATACCCTGCTGTTGTCAACCATGACGAGGAAACAGATACACTAGTAGAAATAGTATCGACCATTCCTGACCTAACAGAACTAGAACATATGACTCCTCAAATGGGTGGAGAAGACTTTGCCTACTACTTACAGCATGTCAAAGGTTCGTTCTTCTTTATTGGCGCTAGAAATCCAGAGTGGCAAGTTGCCTATCCTCACCACCATCCTAGATTCGATATTGATGAACGCTCAATGCTGATTGCAGCAAAAGCATTAGGAGAAATTGCGTTACACTATACAAATATCCAATAACTTTAGGAACAAAAACGGCAAAGCGGTCTTTTGTTTAAGTATTTTTTATTTTCCTAAGCCAGAAAAGGGCCGCTCATGATTGAGCGACCCTTTTCATATAAAACTCGTTATCAAACTTTTTGAGAAACATCTCCTAACACACGCAAGCGATATCCATTTATCGCTGTTTCACCTAGTACATCTAAGAAATGATAATTGGCAGCGGCTCCAACGATCGCACCAACCCCAGGTATCAACTGGAGCATTTTTAATAAATCAATATGGTCCCGGTATTCTAATTGAAATTCCTGCCAATTAATGTTCTTTAGATATGTTTTACTATCTGGTAAGGTCTTAACATACTCATTCCAGTTTGTTACAATTTCATATACTTCTTTTCGCTTTTCCACGCTTGAAAAAGCTAATTGAAACAAATAAAGAATATAGAGGCGCTCTCTGTAATCTTTTACATCATAACCATAGCTACTAGCTGTATCAAACAAGAACTTCATTTTAATTCCTAGTAGAAGAGGAAAGTCAGCTAGCCCAAGAAGAATGCCACCAGCTCCAGTACCTGCCCCTTCTGCAGCTGCTGTTTTCTTATATGCGTCTAGCGCTTTTCGAACCTCTTGTTCTCTTTCTTGTAAATTACTGCTTTCTAACGGTGTTTTTTTTGCTGTATATTCAGACCCAACAAGAGTTGCTTGAACCATATTTCTTATACTCGTTGTTATTACTTGGTGAATCTTTGCTGGTATCATTCCATTCATTTTCTTTTGAATTTTTTTTGCATACTTTGCCGTCATCGATTGCTGTTTTGTCATTTTTCTTTTCCATCGCTTTAACTCATCTGCTGCTTGTTGTTCGTAACTATTCATTTATCGACCTTCTCTCTAGAGCTTATTCACAATGGGTGTGTAAAAGATACCTTTAGTAATTCTTATGCGGCTTTCTTTCGCCGATGCACTAATTTATAGCCATATGTATAACTAAAGATAGCACCAATTAGTAAAAGAAGAATACTATTTAGACCTTCCCCAAGAACGAACAAGTAGGCAGATAAAATGATTGTTTTGATGACTAGTAACACAAAAACGACAAATGAAAATGCGGATGTTTTACTCTCTTTTTTTATAGGATATAAGTTCACCCAAATTTTTGTATCATGATGATGCCATAGTGTTGATAATTGCAGGCCGGACATATACAAAAATAACAGAAAGACAAGTAATCGAATAAAACCTTCGGGTACAACAGCTAGTAAAATGGCTGCAATGACTAATAGACGTATGTAAACCCCAAAATAATCATTTGCACGAACAAAAGATTTTATATATAAACGTGAAAACGTACTTCGTTTATTAAACGGAATGAAATCAACGATTGCATTAACCCACATTCTCCTTTTCACTGTAGATCGTAGTTTCGGTACATCTGTAAAAGCATTAGCCACTCGATAAAATAATGTTAACATTCGTTCTTCAACTTCTAGTAAATGCTCCCACTTCAAGCTATGCTTTAAGGACAACTTACGATAATATACTAATGATAATACGACCATCAATACACCGATTGCTGCTAGATAAGTAAAAGATGCCTGTACAAAAAGTAAAAACGTAAAGCTTACATTAATAGCAAAACGCAAACAAGCATGCCAAAAGCGCTCCTGTTGCGATGGAAGCATTTGTTCATACCAGCTGCTATGGACATTCCAAAACTTCACAAACAATAATAGAATTAATGTCATATAATAAACCATTCTTTCATCAACAATCCTCTGGGTAAACAAAGGCCCTAATACAATGAAGAAAAGAATAATAACAAAGGCTTGAAAGATGAAAGAATAAATCAGTGAAGCCCGAAAGTACGATTTCAGCCTAGGTTCTAATGGTAATAAAAATACGAGATCACCATGTTTGACAAATGTCCGCACCGGACTTCTGTTTAAATAAAATGCAAAGAAGAGAGTAAAGAATAATGGCACTGGCGCTGATTCAGGTAGCCAGCTTAAAAACACACTGTAATAATAGCCACCTATAATGATTAGTAAGTAAATCGTAAATAAAAATCCACTGTTTCCGATTAAGCGGAGATAACGTATTGCTTCATTCCAGTACTCTTTTACACGTATATTCCAAAGGTCTTTTACATCATTCATTCTAACTCTTCCTTTGTCACTTCAATATAAATATCATCCAATGTAGCGTTAGACATTCCTAACTTCCTTCGCATTTCTTCTAACGTTCCTTCAAGTACAATACTTCCTTGATGAAGAATAATGAATCTGTCACAATAACGCTCTGCCGTAGCAAGGATATGAGTAGACATTAGAACCCCTGCCCCTTTTTCTTTCATATCCTGTATTAAATCTAAGAATGCTTTAATACCAAGTGGATCTAATCCAACAATTGGCTCATCGACAATATAAAGACGTGGATGAACTAAGAAGGCACAAATAATCATTACCTTTTGTCTCATCCCTTTTGAAAAGTGACTAGGAAACCATTTTTTCATTTTTGTCATATTAAATTGTGCTAATAGCTTGTCTGCTCTCTCTTTGTACAGATTTTCTTCAATACCGTAGGCTAACGCAGTTAGCTCAAGGTGCTCCATCAACGTTAATTCCTCATACAATATAGGAGTCTCGGGTATAAAGGCATAGGATGAACGATACTTCTCAGGATTATCAAAAAAATGTTTACCATTAATTTTAATTGTTCCTTTTTTCGGTTCCATTAAGCCCAATATATGTTTAATTGTCGTACTTTTTCCCGCTCCATTTAATCCAATCAGTCCGACGATTTCATTTTCCTTTATCGAGAAATTCACATTTTCTATCACAGGCTTTTTCGGATGATATCCCCCTACTAAGCCTTCCACTTCTAATATCGTGTTCATTTCACTTCCCGCCTCTTCTAACTTGACTTGTTCTTTCTTATCCTTCTTATTGTAAAGAAAGATTTAGCTTGTGGCAAAAATCTCTTTCCTACATTTTCCGATATTGATCGACTTTTGGTCGATGGTAGGTACCTATTGAGTCACTACACAATCAAAATAAGCTAAAAAGCTAGAAATTCTCCTTAGCTTTTTAGCTTATTTTGTAGATTACTCTTTTATATAGGTAGGCATCGGGGTTTTCGTTGGTGGAGCAAAACCTTCTTTATATGATTCATCAATATATTGACGAATTTCCATTGTACTTACTCCTGCCTCACTCATTTGCATAGAATAATGAGCTGTTTCTAAACAAACTCCGCACTTCATCCCATGATCATCCCATACAACTGAATCGTCTCCACTATGTTCATTAATAAAGCAAGCATATACATCTCTATGACCAACAGTATCACCACAACCACAATAACATGGAATATATTCTAATACATCTTGATGATGTGGAACTCTTTCATAAACAGAAACTATATTTTCATGAACTTCATCCAAAAAGGTAGGAAGTACCTCTATCGATACTGTCGCTTCACGAATATCCCCCATAAAATGGTCATGCGCTGAACCTTCATTACTTGCTTCGTTATAACAACCAGCAAGTGTAAGCATAGCTATAATAAGTAGTAAAATGAGCTGCTTCATAGTCATCTCCCTCTAAATCTATATGTTTACAACTCATATTCTACCATGTAACTAATCACGAGAATAATTCAATTTTGTGAAATAATAAAGGACGGCTTTGCTGTCCTTTATTAAATACAATGTGCGAAGTCGCTGCTTTTCTTGAAGACCCATGACAAGTGGGTTTCTTGTCATGGGTCTTGCAGCGGACGAAGCCATTGCTCTTCTTTGAACACGCTATATGCACTGCGTTCTTAATCCCTTGCGTTGTTCTCCAATAAAAGACCCCAACAAAAAACATCCGCCCAACAATTGTCAGACGGATGTATGTTTAATTAGTTAACCAAACGTCCTTCGCCCCAAAATTCTTTGCGAATTTGGACCTTTTGGATTTTACCAGACGCTGTTTTTGGTAACGCATCAGCAAAAGTAATTGATTTTGGTGCTTTGAAATTGGCTAACTTACTTTTGGCAAATTGAATGACTTCCTCTTCTGTTAAGCTATGACCTTCTCTAAGAACAACAACTGCATGTGGGACCTCTCCCCACTTTTCATGAGGCACAGCGACAACAGCAGCTTCTAGTACAGATGGATGGTCATAAAGAACGCCTTCTACTTCGATTGATGAAATATTTTCTCCACCACTAATAATGACATCCTTTTTACGGTCTACAATATCAATATATCCATTTTCATCTACTGTAGCCATATCCCCTGTATGTAACCAGCCGTTTCGAATCGTTTCCGCTGTTGCTTCAGGGTTCTTTAAATATCCTTCCATTACTCCATTTGTTCTCGTAACAATCTCACCTATTGATGAACCATCATGAGGAACCTCATCTCCATTATCATTAACAACCTTAACTTGAGACCCTATCATCGAGTACCCAGCCTTGGCTTTTAGACGATACTGCTCCTCTTTTGGTAAGTCTAAATGATGAGAGCGAATTTGAGACGTTGTGATTAATGGTGAAATTTCCGTCATACCATATACTTGAATAAACTCCCAACCTAAGTCCTCTTCCACTCTCGTAACAAAAGCTGGTGGCGGAGCCGAACCTGCAATAACAACTCGA encodes:
- a CDS encoding ABC transporter ATP-binding protein, giving the protein MNTILEVEGLVGGYHPKKPVIENVNFSIKENEIVGLIGLNGAGKSTTIKHILGLMEPKKGTIKINGKHFFDNPEKYRSSYAFIPETPILYEELTLMEHLELTALAYGIEENLYKERADKLLAQFNMTKMKKWFPSHFSKGMRQKVMIICAFLVHPRLYIVDEPIVGLDPLGIKAFLDLIQDMKEKGAGVLMSTHILATAERYCDRFIILHQGSIVLEGTLEEMRRKLGMSNATLDDIYIEVTKEELE
- a CDS encoding M20 metallopeptidase family protein, coding for MNQLLNKELDGLFQEMVEIRRHLHQHPELSFQEVKTPALIAEFHQNLGHEVRTNVGSRGVVATLKGAKPGKTIALRADFDALPIQDAKDVSYKSTIDGVMHACGHDGHTATLLCLAKALNKIQKELSGTIVFIHQHAEEYAPGGAIEMIKDGCLDGVDYIFGTHLWATEPLGKLQYCKGPVMAAADRFEITIHGQGGHGAQPHLTKDAIVVGSQLVMNLQQLVSRKVDPLKSAVLSIGSFDARNAFNVIANSAKLIGTVRTFDEGVRDLMEEEIKRVVDGTCLAADVTADYEYIRGYPAVVNHDEETDTLVEIVSTIPDLTELEHMTPQMGGEDFAYYLQHVKGSFFFIGARNPEWQVAYPHHHPRFDIDERSMLIAAKALGEIALHYTNIQ
- a CDS encoding ABC transporter permease; the protein is MNDVKDLWNIRVKEYWNEAIRYLRLIGNSGFLFTIYLLIIIGGYYYSVFLSWLPESAPVPLFFTLFFAFYLNRSPVRTFVKHGDLVFLLPLEPRLKSYFRASLIYSFIFQAFVIILFFIVLGPLFTQRIVDERMVYYMTLILLLFVKFWNVHSSWYEQMLPSQQERFWHACLRFAINVSFTFLLFVQASFTYLAAIGVLMVVLSLVYYRKLSLKHSLKWEHLLEVEERMLTLFYRVANAFTDVPKLRSTVKRRMWVNAIVDFIPFNKRSTFSRLYIKSFVRANDYFGVYIRLLVIAAILLAVVPEGFIRLLVFLLFLYMSGLQLSTLWHHHDTKIWVNLYPIKKESKTSAFSFVVFVLLVIKTIILSAYLFVLGEGLNSILLLLIGAIFSYTYGYKLVHRRKKAA
- a CDS encoding EcsC family protein codes for the protein MNSYEQQAADELKRWKRKMTKQQSMTAKYAKKIQKKMNGMIPAKIHQVITTSIRNMVQATLVGSEYTAKKTPLESSNLQEREQEVRKALDAYKKTAAAEGAGTGAGGILLGLADFPLLLGIKMKFLFDTASSYGYDVKDYRERLYILYLFQLAFSSVEKRKEVYEIVTNWNEYVKTLPDSKTYLKNINWQEFQLEYRDHIDLLKMLQLIPGVGAIVGAAANYHFLDVLGETAINGYRLRVLGDVSQKV
- a CDS encoding PCYCGC motif-containing (lipo)protein; amino-acid sequence: MKQLILLLIIAMLTLAGCYNEASNEGSAHDHFMGDIREATVSIEVLPTFLDEVHENIVSVYERVPHHQDVLEYIPCYCGCGDTVGHRDVYACFINEHSGDDSVVWDDHGMKCGVCLETAHYSMQMSEAGVSTMEIRQYIDESYKEGFAPPTKTPMPTYIKE
- a CDS encoding cytochrome c biogenesis CcdA family protein; protein product: MSELSIWLAFLAGIVSFLSPCIFPLVPVYLAQLTGTNISDNQIHADRKLILTRSIGFIIGFTTIFLLLGASSSFIGQIFWENRKLFEQIGGIIIVVLGLQMYGIISIRMLISEKRLKDNPKKSSSFASSVLIGFLFGTGWSPCIGLVLSSILILASQAETMFYGMFMLFVYSMGLGIPFLIVALIYSRSLNKMRKLNKILPKIQKISGVIMIILGILLFTGQFAVISAYLARFIPINF